A portion of the Ricinus communis isolate WT05 ecotype wild-type chromosome 10, ASM1957865v1, whole genome shotgun sequence genome contains these proteins:
- the LOC8279592 gene encoding cation/H(+) antiporter 20: MSPKAMSMALNLTTIKTSSDGVWQGDNPLNYAFPLLILQTIIVLSITRFLAFLFKPLRQPRVLAEIIGGILLGPSALGRNESFSHLVFPSWSTPILESVASLGLLFFLFLVGLELDVSSIRRTGRTAFCIALAGISLPFLFGVGVSFLLRKAVHGMDKVGYGQYLMFMGIALSITAFPVLARILAELKLLTTQMGQTAMAAAAFNDLAAWILLALAVALAGNGSGGDHTSSNPLTAVWVLLSGVAFIAFMLIFVRPMMDWVARRCSRQQDVVDEAYICLTLAGVMLSGFMTDLIGIHSIFGAFVFGLMIPKGGEFPERLIKRIEDFVSGLLLPLYFASSGLKTDVATIQGVEAWGLLLLVTSTACAGKVLGTFLVAMLCMIPARESLTLGVLMNTKGLVELIVLNIGREKKVLNDEMFAILVLMALFTTFLTTPTVMALHKPLRQTFRAEKKSSTLENSQATSKILACIHGLGNIPALIDLIESTRSAKRSLLKLYVMQLVELTDRSSSIMMAQRSRKNGFPFINRFSRGSPNDQLATAFKAYSCVSRIKIRNSVSVSALSSMHEDICHLAENKGVEMIILPFHKQWREGEKNEDDGSGWRGVNKNVLETAPCSIAMLVDLGIGGKDHITGLTTTLLRKVCILFFGGPDDRKALEVGGWMADHPSTIMTLIRFREQYALECRDTLKETDEVAVAEFRRKWNGSVEYIEKDAKNIRQEMQNIGQKMDFNLLIVGKGARVAELADVQAEHPELGHIGGILVSSESEHGMAGSILVIQQNNPANASENLPKLAKYKETMNV; this comes from the exons ATGTCACCGAAAGCCATGTCAATGGCACTCAATTTAACCACCATCAAAACCTCCTCAGATGGAGTCTGGCAAGGCGATAATCCTCTTAATTATGCCTTCCCGTTATTAATACTTCAAACAATTATAGTCCTATCCATCACCCGCTTCCTCGCCTTCCTTTTCAAGCCCCTTCGACAACCTAGAGTCCTTGCCGAAATAATT GGTGGAATTTTGCTAGGACCATCTGCTCTTGGCCGGAATGAAAGCTTCTCCCACTTAGTATTCCCTTCATGGAGCACTCCTATACTAGAATCTGTGGCTAGTCTTggtcttcttttctttcttttccttgtaGGTCTCGAGCTGGATGTGAGCTCAATACGCCGAACAGGAAGAACAGCTTTCTGCATAGCACTTGCAGGAATCTCCCTCCCTTTCCTGTTTGGCGTGGGTGTTTCCTTCCTGCTTCGGAAAGCTGTTCATGGTATGGACAAGGTCGGTTACGGCCAGTACCTCATGTTCATGGGAATTGCACTCTCCATTACTGCTTTTCCTGTTCTTGCTCGCATTCTAGCTGAACTTAAGCTTCTTACCACCCAAATGGGCCAAACAGCCATGGCAGCCGCCGCATTTAACGATCTTGCAGCATGGATCTTGTTAGCTCTAGCTGTAGCACTTGCTGGAAATGGCTCCGGGGGGGATCACACAAGCTCCAATCCATTAACAGCTGTATGGGTTCTCCTCTCTGGAGTTGCTTTCATTGCTTTCATGCTCATTTTTGTTCGACCAATGATGGACTGGGTTGCGAGGCGATGCTCACGGCAACAAGATGTTGTGGATGAagcatatatatgtttaacCTTAGCTGGAGTAATGTTGTCCGGATTTATGACTGACCTTATAGGGATCCATTCAATCTTTGGTGCATTTGTGTTTGGTTTAATGATTCCTAAAGGAGGAGAATTTCCAGAGAGgcttattaaaagaatagaagaTTTTGTTTCTGGTTTGCTTCTTCCACTTTACTTTGCTTCAAGCGGTTTAAAGACAGATGTGGCCACAATCCAAGGAGTTGAAGCTTGGGGTCTTCTACTGCTGGTTACATCGACGGCGTGCGCAGGGAAGGTTCTTGGAACCTTTCTGGTGGCTATGCTGTGTATGATTCCAGCTAGGGAATCTTTGACCCTTGGGGTGTTGATGAATACAAAAGGATTGGTGGAACTAATTGTTCTTAACATTGGCAGGGAGAAGAAG GTACTTAATGATGAGATGTTTGCTATTTTAGTGCTTATGGCACTCTTCACCACCTTTCTTACCACTCCAACAGTAATGGCATTACACAAACCCTTACGTCAAACTTTTCGGGCAGAGAAGAAATCATCAACGCTTGAAAACTCCCAAGCGACATCTAAAATCCTTGCCTGCATCCATGGACTAGGGAACATACCAGCACTCATTGATCTCATTGAATCAACCAGAAGTGCCAAAAGATCCTTACTCAAGCTCTATGTTATGCAGCTCGTTGAACTCACTGATCGATCATCCTCCATCATGATGGCTCAACGCAGCCGAAAGAATGGTTTTCCCTTCATTAACCGCTTCTCTCGGGGGAGCCCTAATGATCAACTAGCAACTGCATTTAAGGCTTATAGCTGTGTCAGCCGCATTAAGATTCGGAACTCAGTATCCGTCTCAGCGTTGTCGTCAATGCATGAAGACATCTGCCATTTAGCAGAAAATAAAGGGGTAGAGATGATTATCTTGCCCTTCCACAAGCAATGGAGAGAAGGGGAAAAGAACGAGGATGATGGAAGTGGCTGGAGAGGGGTCAATAAGAATGTGCTTGAGACTGCACCATGCTCGATAGCCATGCTGGTGGACCTTGGAATTGGGGGCAAGGATCATATAACTGGATTAACCACAACATTGCTGAGAAAGGTTTGCATTCTGTTTTTTGGCGGGCCAGATGACCGTAAGGCTCTCGAGGTGGGTGGTTGGATGGCTGACCATCCGAGTACCATTATGACTCTGATAAGATTCCGAGAGCAATATGCGTTAGAATGTAGGGACACACTAAAG GAAACAGATGAAGTAGCAGTGGCAGAGTTCAGAAGAAAGTGGAATGGATCAGTCGAGTATATAGAGAAGGATGCGAAGAATATAAGACAGGAAATGCAAAACATAGGACAGAAAATGGATTTCAATTTGCTGATCGTTGGGAAAGGAGCCAGGGTAGCAGAATTAGCAGATGTGCAGGCAGAGCATCCTGAGTTAGGACATATAGGAGGCATTTTAGTTTCATCAGAATCAGAACATGGCATGGCAGGCTCTATACTGGTAATCCAACAAAACAACCCGGCCAATGCCAGTGAAAATCTGCCCAAACTGGCTAAATACAAAGAAACCATGAATGTCTGA